GTCCCTTGAAGGGACGGTGAACCTTAGAGCTGGATGGGCAGGAAGACAACCAGATTCAAGAGACATTCATTGACCTCCACTTGCTGAGGACTTTGACAGGCTCCTTGACAGAATGCAGTGGCTGTTTCTGAGTAAAGTGATCCATGAATAATTGTAGCTCTCActgtttaaaataggaaaattagtTGAAAATAAAGCTTtgcttaaaagatttttttttgaacagctttatgtgcgtgtgcgtgtgtgtgtgtgtgtctgtctgtgttaGTACTATCTAAAATATCcttcaaggggagggtatagctcaagtggtagagcgcatgcttagcgtgcgtgaggtcctggcttcaatccccagcacctcctctaaaaataaataaacctaattacctccccaccaccaaaataaaataattgaataatacaataataaataaaatatccttcaaaagcACTTCTAATTTTAAACTTATTGTTAGAGGTTTAATTGCTGTAACAGATATTTGTTTTAGATAGGTCATAtgtgatatttttgtttgatGTTAGTATTTTGAATCTTCTGCTATAGTGACCATGTATCATCTCTTCTAAAATGCTATCAGCTATAAAAAGTTGCATTGTGccactcaaaaagaaaaaattaaaaatgccagCAGTATAAGCAATGTGCCATCAATTATAAGACACtctagtttaaattattttattttatatttttttaatgaatcggCTCTTCTGTCTTCTAATTTCAAACATGAATAGAATTAGAGAGACTAGTACAAGGTGGACATAAGGTCTGGAAACATGAGATTGAATATAATCTCATATTTTAGGTATGTCAATGTAGTATCAATACAGCAGCTACTGAATTCATGTGCCTGTTTCCAGACTTCTGTGGCTCCCTTCTATAACGAAGCCCCATGGTTCTCTTACCCAGTGTCAACAGTTAGCAGATCCCAGCCAGTTTTGCTTCTCTCTAccaccccacccaaccccagtCATTTTGAACCAAATCTGAGACATCAATTTATTTCACCCATGAATATTTTAGTATGtttctctaaaagataaggattAAAAGGTATCTGACAGTACTACTGTCATAcctaaaaaattaacagtaactCAGGATCGAACGTCTAGTCAGTGTTCATAGAAGTGTATCCAtttgtcagattaaaaaaaaagtttttacacAATTGGTTTGAATCAGATTGCAAAAAAgatcaatacattttaaatctttgttgTGTTTCTTAAGTCACTTTTCATCTGtatttcccctcttctcttttttccttgcatttttgttgttgttgaagaaACCAGGTTGTCTGTCCTGTGGTTTCCCCATCTAATGCTAAATGTCTGTGGGCCCTTAACACCTTCTCTCCCTGCATGTCCTGTATACTGGTAGCTAGAGCCGGGGCATGATGAAATTCAGGTtcagggtttggtttttttcagaggaggtactgggggctgaacccaggacctcatgcatgttaagcatgcgctctaccaacGAGCTATACCTCCACCCCCCCAGGATCAGTTTTGAGCACCGCATGGCACATGATTAGGAGGGTTTCGAAGGCAAGAGACCAGAGGCCAAGGCCCTTCCTTCGTCCCcgctggaggtggggagtggagcCGATATGCTTCCTGCCCACACCATAGTCTAGCAGCAGGAAGTTCCTGCTCTTTCAATTACAGACGGAGCCCCAACCTGGTGTTCTCAATTTGGTCTTGCCCAGGAAACCCACCAACAGCTGGCTGATAAGAAGAGTCTCCACGTGGTAGAATTCCGGGAGGAGTGTGGCCCCCTGCCCATCGTGGTTGCGTCCCCCCACGGGGCCTTGAGAAAGGACCCGGAGCCAGAAGAGGATGTTCCAGACATCAAACTGGACTGGGAAGACGTGAAGGCTGCACAGGGGATGAAGCGCTCTGTGTGGTCAGGTTTAAAGAGAGCCGCCACCTAGGCCTCCCTCTGGCCCGCGCAGCCTGGCATCCGGTGCTGTCCGGCACCGAGGAGAGACTCAACCCCTCACACCTTgcaatgtcacttttttttttttttttaaggaaaggcCAATATTAAATTTCTTCACTTACTAACAATAAACAGTTAGAGATTTAATTTATTGAACACACCATATGTACAAGTCACCATAATACAAACTTTGCATACATACGTTAgctcaaaactattttaaatattcatttaaactAGCAAAAACCAAATGAATTAGGGAGACAGGGTTTATAATCTGACCTAATCAAAAATAACATACAGCCAAGGCATGGAGGGAATCCTGCGGAGATACCCCCAAAAGGGTCAAGGATGCTTCACCTGTTAGCACCTGGGGCCAGAAAACAGCCTGCCTTAAGTGAGTAGGGTGAAGGGCAGGCAACCCTGCCTGAGCATCTGGCTTACAAGGACAGCTCCCCAGGTGTGCTGTCTCAGGGTGCATTCCTGTCATTGTTTACTCAAGGCAGGGCACAGGCCGAGATGGGAGGCCCCTGCCCTGCTTTCAGAAGTGAAGGTTCAGTGGAAATATGCTGTCTGTCTACCTGCACTTCCCCTGCTGGCCATCTCTTCCTGTCCTGGTGACAGGAATAAGTCATAGCAGGGGCCCTTGGAGCCAgttcacttcctcctccctctgccacttTCTGCCTTGGGAGCTGCTTAGAGCCCCTGGTCCTCTGGCCTCACTAGATCCTGGTGCGGGGTGGGTGTGGCTGAGCATCTGCAGAGAAGCAACTGGTCAGGGCATCTGCCTGGgagttggggctgggggagatgcTTGCAGGCTtagggagcagaggctgggggtgcAGAGAGCAGGGCACTCGGGAGCAGGAGCCTGCTGGGTATGGGGACAGCTCCCAGGAAAGCTGTGGCATCCAGCTGGGCAGGGTTTGGGCGGGTGGATGTTAACagtgtcaccatcaccaccaccatcattgtTGTCGCCATTATCTCTGACATCCATACAGCAGTGTATGAAGTTTGCTGGGTGATTTGTGCATGATCTCGGGGACGGCTCTGCCCCTCACTAGCTGCTGGTGGACGCTGTCCTGTGTGATTCACCGGATTGTCATCAGTTCTTACCCCAGAAACTGAAGGCCGCAGGTCTGCTGGTGGACCACAGAGCCAGGGGATTGTACCCCCACACTCACAGGGATGGTTGTTTTTGAGCCTTTTCCACGTCTTCAGTGCAGATTGCTAATTTAACCCCTCTCTCTGTTCTGCCTCAGTGCAGTGGCAGAAAGCAGTGGGGCATCTCAGAAGAGGAAGGCATGATGCTCTCAAGTTCCTGccagtggacacttagattgtgtctgtgtcttggctactgtacaTAATGCTGTGGTGAACATGAGGGTGCAGATGTCTCTCTGGGATAGTGATtgccttatgctaagtgaagtcagtcacgcagagaaagacaaatactgtaggatgTCACTCatacggaatctaaaaaaaaaaaaatcttgtagaaacagagatcagatttgtggttgccagaggctgggggttgGGAGTAGGAGAattgggtgaaggtggtcaaaggtgCAAACTCCCAGTTACAAGATGAGTAAAGATATGAATTTTGTTAAACAGGCAAGAAACTTCCTATCATTTCTTaacccatattttaatttttcaggatTAAGCCTCAATCAAACCTTTTCCTCCTTACTATTTCCTATAGTTAATCATTATAGTAAAAATGATTTACTATagcattttaacttaaaatttaagtaGACTCACTAAAAGTGGCCTTTTAGTGTACAATTACCTTAAGATAACAAAGGGCCTCCTGAAGTTACCGCTGAGACCCAATTTAGTCACAGATTCCCCAAACAGGAAGAGGAGTAAGATGTCAAGTCGTTAAACCTCTGCTTGAGGCTTGAATCTTTGCTCTGCATGCCCCTAGCAAGGGGTCATCCATCCTTCTGCCAGTACTCCTCCACACTGGGAGCTGACCAGTTTTTGAGGTACCTCTTCAGGTGTCCCAGCTCTGGAATTTATTAACATCTTTgagtgaagaaatcaaaaagcatCATTAACAGGAGCTGGGCTTTCAGGATTCCTAACTGAGTGCCCTCCTTCCTAGTCACCCTCTCCTTCCATCCCAGATGACTCATACCTGAAACGTGGTCCTTAATCACTTGTCACTGTGCTTCCTCTCACACTGTATGTAGCCTGGTCCCCATTCTCTCCTATGGAGTCATCCAAGGAAACACCtgtttttttttggcttaaagaCTATAATTAAGCAAGACCCCTTTGTCCTGTAGGAAAAAGAGGGGGACCCCAGGCTGGTACTTGGTGAGTTTCCAGAAAGGATGAGGCTGTCTGGTTTCCCTGGTAGCCGGGGAGGATAAGATACCCCGTCCCGGACTCTCTGAGATGCACCGGCAGCACACGCAGCTGTCCTCTGAACTGCCCTTGATGCTGCCTTGAGATGTTCAGTCTAAAGCAAGAATTCCTcagaaagaaagctgaaataaTGGTGTTCCCGATACTGGGGAATTAaagaccccccccaaaaaaccccaaggAAGTATTAAATATAAAGGCACTTTATAAACTATTTCAAACGTTTATCATCTCCCACTGTGGACATCTGGAAATAATCATTGGGCAAGTTTTATTCCCCACGACTGGTAGAATATcgtgaatatataaaatatccatgAAGACATAGAACATCCATGAAGACGTAGAATGTCCCTCCGTGAATGTGTAAACACGCCACACTACGGGTACCAAAAAGCCCACGAACAATTCCAATCAACAGTTCTCAAGATCCGGCCCGGGGGTCAGCAGGGGAACCTTGTTTCGTGGTCTTGCAGATCACAGTCCCCATTTTCCACTGCTATTGTCCTCTTTCAAACAGGAAATGACCCTAGAAAGACTGCTCAATATTTGGTTGTTCAAAGTAGCAAGCCCCTACTCTGAGATGAGAGTATCTGGGAGAGTCAACACAAAacccacagaaacagagagttgcttgctttgttttgttttattttctgaccACTGAGAGCATTTCTGCATTTGAAATGTTACGCTGGAAGATGGGCTGATCAGTTAACATCCTCTGGGGTTTCAGCTAAAGTTCTTCAGCTGCTTTGGGAAGACTTccgtatttttaaagaaaacactgcaTGGACAATATACACCAGAGTGATTAGGAATAAGAACACCTGAAACCAAGACAAATGGCCATTAATGGGCATgcatggggagagggaaaggcgTGGGCCGCCCACAGCAGGGTGGCCACTTGCATGGTGCTCCTGGCTGACAGCCCTGAAGTGTGCGGACCACCACTGCTTCCCATTGCTCACGGAGTCATCCTTTCCTGCAGAGCCCAGGTGTGGCCCTGAATGCTCTCAGCACAGTCTCCAGGGGATGTAACGACCCGCGGGACTTGGTGTACAAGGTCCAGTATTGGCCGTCACACATCTGCCAGCCTGCTGGAAATGAGGACCCTTAGAGTCTCCTCAAATGATAGTTGAAGGTGAGTATCCATTGCTTTTCATGGAAAACTTCCCTCCTGAACACCAGTAAGACCAGAGTCCACCAGCTGTGATCCCAGCAGCCTCGGCAAAAAGGGTTTGCTGCTTCTGGTTAAGGTCTCCATGCTGGCTAAACATTCTCAAACCCCCACCAGAATTTCACAAGTATTGGGCCAGGGAGCCACAGGAAGTGAGGGACTGGGACTGAGAGGAGGGATTTTGAGCTTTTGCAAATATGAGGAGGcttacagagaaagctgctggGAACAGAGGCCCTGGAAATGTGGAAACGGTCACTCTGtgccctgcccaggccctgaCCTGCCATGTTCGCTGGGCACCACCTATCCTATCACCCTGCTCCGGGTGGCTGGTCTCTGAAGGCTGCCTGCCCCCAGGCAGATACCTGCACCTGGCTTGTGACCTTGGGTGTGGGGTCGAGAGTTTCCAACCCAAGCACAGCGTCAGGCTGGCTACGCTCCCGTGACTATTGAAAATGCCCATAAAAACCAGCCATTACCATGCCTGCTCTCGCCCTGCCTCCACACCTGGGCGAACCCTCACCCTCATGGCCAGAGGCGATGAGTAAGCCGAGTTACTGAATAACCAAAGTAAGAGAACTCATCTGGGAACTCAAAGACACTGTCTGAAGGGAGCAATCACACATGAGTGAGAAGGCCCCAGAAGACACCTCTCCCCACCAGGAGGAAGCAATCTGGGGGCCTCCAGACCCTGTGAGAACCCTGGGCAGAAGCAGCTCAGAAGTCCCCACAGGGACAGGAATCAGAGACTTGTTTTCCAAGGGAGATCAAGAAATGGCACACTGGGGACACTGAGAGCCAGGGACCTGAATGGATATTTACCTCGGCCCTCAGAAACCCCTCTCCCTAAATAGCTGCCATTATCGCCCTCCACAGTTAGTATCCAGGAACCTCCAGATTGCTGCAGAATTTTCCAGCAACTCTCAGGAAATTCCCACCAATCCCAGGGACCCCTTGAGGACAGACTCCATGCTGccagctgaggagggagggagaagctcAGGTTTTGAGGCAGGTCAGGAACCACAGAGGGGGCGAGAGGCAGGCCAGGTGCTCCCAAAGACCAGGGGTGTGTGGGAGAAGGTCTTGAGATGCCTCCCCACATCCTGGGACTGGCCACCCCCGAGACCATGGAAGGGCATGTTGTGGTTGGGCAGGGTGTGGGGTTAAATCCTGAGTGTGTGATCATGACCACTTCTCCTGCGGGCATGGATACAACTGATACTTTGAATAGAAAGGCGTGACTTTACATAGAATGGGGCTCATGTTTCATCTGGGTGCCTTCAGCTCAGCTTACCTACCTGCTCACAACATTTGGATTCCTGATTCTAGCTCTGCTGACTTTGCCTGGACCTGCTCATGGTTCTCCAACTCAACTCACAAAGATGTAGGGGCATGATCAGTCATGGGAGGGATACACAGATATTGGGGGTGGTCATCAGTGCAGCCCTGTACAGCAGTGAGAAGACGCCCTCTGCGTCCCCATCCTCCAACGTGGACGAGCCCCACAGACCTAAGCTTGAGACAGAAGCCAGATGTAGAAGGCACACGTATCATTCCACCAGCCTGAGGATCCAAAGCAGGCGAAATGGAACCCTGCAGCTAGAAGTCAGGACAGTGCTTATCCTCAGTTCGGGTGCACAGTGAGGGCAGCAGGACCAGCGGGGGATTTCTGGGAGCTGTTTattatgttctgtttcttaatcttGATGCTTGTCACACAGAGGACTTGTGGATTGCGAATAATGGAGGAAATATGGAAATTCACCTGCATCCTGCTCACCTCTCTGGATGCATGTTTATGCTGTATTTTGATAGAAAGTAAAAGAGGAAGGTCGGAACATGGTTGAGTCCAGTGGCTCTCAAATAGTGATCGGCCTAGCGGGCAGGGTCATTAGCTCACGCACCTGGTTGTTCCATCAGGAGCTGACCCACTATCCACATTCCATCTACGTTTCCCTGCTGTTGTCTGCAGTAAGCTTACTGAAATCATTGTCAAATGCCTGGCTGATGTCTGTGCAGAGAGGAGGCTCCTGGGGTTGGGATGGGAGAAGTACGTGTAAGCTCTGCAGTGAGGGGGCAATGAAATAGAGTCATTTGAAGGTGATAGAGGAGGCAGATTACCAGTCTCCCTAGGGAAAGAAGATGAGCCAAAGTGCTGCCTGGCTGTGTTACTGCTTAGAAAACCAGCCATCGTGGGAGATAAGCCAGTAATCAGATATGGCCCCACACTGTGGGCCATTTGAGGGCGTCAGGGAGCATGAAGTGGCCATGTTTATGGAACTGGGGAGTAGGTTGGGAGCTTAAGGGGAGTGTGTTGCTTTCCCGAGGCAGGAGATGCTGTCATGGGGGCCAGCAGACAGGCTTTGAAGACCTCTCCTGAGACCCCGCCAACGGAAGCAGGAAGGGCAGCCTCGCTAAATCCCTTCCCAGACCTCAACACCACCCAGCCTGTGGGCTttccctcagcctctgctctgcccttTCCAAAAAGGGGTGGAGGTGGCACAGCTCTGGCACCTGGAGCTGGCATCTCATGATATGTCAAGATATTTGACCTCAGCGTTTGTATAATAAATAGGTGGATTGCTAGAAATCTGCGAGTGCATTTCCCgcaacattttcttatttttaaaacaatatccaTGGTTAGAAAAACTTCCGACACCATGAGTTAGCATCCAGGGACATAGCCACACATGTACAACTCTGGAAGAGAGTTCTATGAAACAACACATTCTCTTATTCTCTGTTATTCTGGTCCATTTCGTCAAGAAGAAAATTAGGCCGTGACCTCACAGCTCACTAATGGATCTGGCCCTGCAGTTGGAGGACATCAGAGCTCAGAGACAGGCAGGCAAGGTGCCCCAGTCACACACAGCCTCACCCCCACCTGCTCTACTGATGGAGTGGAGGAGGCTCAGCCCCTGTTCCACCCACTGCTCACTGGGAAGCCTGCGGGGGAAGTGGTTTACTAGCTCTCTAGTCCTCCAGGGAAACAACAGGAGTCACcaccctattttatagatgagtaagccaaggctcagagggcACAAGGGACTTGCACAAGGAATGGGTGAGtgagctccagcccctcctcctgtcaGGCAGGAGACAGCGTTGGGCAATGACAGGAAAGAGGACAGCCTGATCCCAACAGCAAATCCCCACAACTTGGGGTCTGGACACGTTGCACCTGGAAGggcctccccacagccccaccctcagAGTGAGCGCCTGGGAGACACTGGCCACTCAACTTTCTGTCCTTGGGCTCAGCACTCCTGTGGCCCTGACTGTACGCTTTCTTGGAAGACTGGGGAGAGCTGGGAAGCCAAGTTGCCATACTCTCTGCTCAAACTGGTGCTAGGAGTGTGGTGACAGAGCACCGGTCCTGGACAGCAGGGCCCACCAattctttgtgaccttgagaCAAGGTGTGTATGCTCTTTGAGCCCtgcttctccatctgtgaaatgggtataataaCAGCACCTCCATCCTCGGGCTGCTCTGATGGGTAAATAAGATTGTTCACAGGGAGCTCAGACAGTGCCAGGTGTGTGTGGTCATGCCTCCTGACACATCTGCCTTCCCCGAAGCCCACCCAGGCACGGAcccccagccagcccaggcctgggcagtgCAGCACTGACCGATGGCTCAGGGAACCTGCGGCACATCGTTTCCCTTCTCTGGggcttttttccttcagaaatgagGGGGAAGGTGTACTTTATTCAAACATCAGTGAAGTATTAAAAAACAGGGAGGGCCTGGGCAGCCTTTGGCTCAGCCTGTCTGTCAGTGGGTGGTGGGAGCCGTGAACATGGCAGGTTGACTGTGGACTCACCACGGCAGAGATGTTTTCATGGTACTGTTTGTACCTGAAGCCGTCTTGCATCTGGATGGTGGCAAAAGCTTCCAGGACGGAGGCACCGAAGTAAAACAGGGAGGCCACACAGTGGTAAGCTGCGTCCTGCAGGGTCAGAAGGGCCATCAGAGCGATGGGGCGCCCAGATGTGAAGATGTGGGCAGCTGTGGTCCCAGGAGGGTCTGTCCAgcccacctgtccccacctggcaTCAGCCAGGTCCCTCAGTCATTTCTGCTGCTTCCCTTGACAGCTCCccttccccaaaccccacccTGTCCTCACAGAGACTGATTACCCAGGGCCATGCAGCTGAGTTTTCTCTCACTGGTTTGGGAGCCAGAGTAAGGACTTTGATGGAGGAGGGACCCTGCTTTCCCTTGAGGTGGGATCAAgaaaggggtcagggaggggcctCTTGGGATTGGTAGAAATTGATCTGGACCTGAGAAGTGTCATCTGTGGTCACGTTCCCCAGGTCGGATGTGGCCTTGGTGGCCATGAGAAGTGTCATCTGTAGTCATAGTCCCCAGGTCAGATATGGCCTTGGTGGCCAGTGCAGAGTGAGAGGACTGGGCCGTTTCCActgttgtgttgttttgttttatttagttcttgTTCATGTTGAGAGGTTGGATGAGCAGGGGACTGGGGCTCCAGGCatgtttaaaagcaaaaaggaTGAGAATGGATCTCTGAGTAGTGATTTGGACGTGGTTTCCAAGTCTAGATTGGAGGCCTTTTGAGAGTAAGAGGCCTGGCCAAAGGCCCCTCTCCTTTCACGGGAGGTAAAGGCAGGTGGTCCCCGTGTAAGTTTACCTCCTTCATGGGTCTCAAGGCAGAATTCATGCAGAAGAGAGATCACAGGCCATCCCTCTCCCCTGGCCAAGTCCCTCTCTGGTGACCCTGCTCTAGAAGGCCGTGACTGGGAGCTGGGCAGTGAGCATGGTCTCACACTCGGCAGCCAGGGCCAGTCCCCAGGACCCTGCCCTCCTTCTCCTGAGATGGAAACGAACTCTCCTGGGTGGTGGGAGATGCCAGTGGGCGCCTGGCAGGTGCAGGAGGTACAGGGAGGCTTGTTGGGCTGCTGGTCTAGGAAAGAGGCAGTCACACAAGAGAAGGGAGACCAGCTGTCAGAGAATTAGGCAGCGACAGTCAACCTCTGCCTTTACCTCCACTGACCGCCTGCTGCGGGGAGCCCTGGGCTGCTGTGGACAGCTCAGAGCTCAAGGCCTTGGAGGATGGGTAGGAGACATCCACAGGGCACCCCACCCAGCGCAGGAAAAGCCAGTCTCCCAGGGGAGAGGGCCCAATACTACCCACCCCCTCTCAGACCCCCAGGGCTGGGACTCACCAGGGTGATCCAGAAAGTCCCACTGCCGTGTGCACCGATCACATAGAGAAAGAGCAGGAGAGTGGTGGTTACGAAGCAGAACACAGACACGAACATCACCCAGCCCTGGACCAGGGGGATGGGCACCAGAGAGGAAGAGATCAGGATCCACACGAGACCCCCAAAcacctgcagagggagggagagaagaggtgagCGTCAGACCAGGGGAGCCCGTGCCCAGGAAGGGCCAGACAAAGAGGCTGTGCTGGGGCACCAGGGGCCCTTTGCAAATACGAATtcagttaatcctcacagcatCGCTCTGAGTGTGGCGGTGATCCATTTgtgagatgggaaaactgaggcacatttAAGTT
The sequence above is a segment of the Camelus ferus isolate YT-003-E chromosome 28, BCGSAC_Cfer_1.0, whole genome shotgun sequence genome. Coding sequences within it:
- the LOC116660376 gene encoding myelin and lymphocyte protein-like — translated: MFVSVFCFVTTTLLLFLYVIGAHGSGTFWITLDAAYHCVASLFYFGASVLEAFATIQMQDGFRYKQYHENISAVEPPLCTDISQAFDNDFSKLTADNSRET